The following nucleotide sequence is from Nitratidesulfovibrio termitidis HI1.
CGTTGGCGGGCGGTCAGTTAATATACGAATCGATGATCGGTGGATTGGAGCAGCTGGAGTTGGAGAGGGGTTGGTTGATCGTTTGCTACAGCATATGGAAAATAAGGATTATGACGTCATCGCGTGCGCTTCTGCAATGGAAATAGTATTAGACGGCTATTATCCTGAATAAGCGCCGTTTATTCAGCGCAGCAGCAAGCGCAGGCCGCCCGGCAGCTGTTCCAGCACTTCGCCCACGGGGTAGGCGGGGTCGCCGGTTTCGGCCAGCAGTGCCGTCGCCCGGTCCACCTGGGCCTGCGGCACGGCCAGCACCATGCCGCCCGAGGTCTGGGCATCGAAGGCCACGTCGGCCAGGACGGGGCTTACGCCCGGTTCTATCCGTACGTGCTTGTGGCAGTATGCGCGATTGGCGTGGCTGCCTTCCGGCACCAGCCCCATGCCGGCCAGGTCGAGCACGCCGGGCAGCACGGGCAGGGCGCCAGTGTCCAGGGCCACGGTGACCCCGGAGGCTCCGGCCATTTCCATGCAGTGCCCGCCAAGGCCGAAGCCGGTGACGTCGGTGGCGGCCTTTAGCCGCAACTCGCGAATGACCCGGCCTGCGCCCTTGTTCAGGCGCGAGGCCCAGTGAAACAGGTTTTCCTCGTACTCGTCGCAACCGGGCCAGTTGGCCTTGACGGCGGTGGCCAGGATGCCGGTGCCCAGCGGCTTGGTGAGCAGCAGGCGGTCGCCGGGGCGCAATCCGGCGTTGGAGGCGATGACATTCGGATCGATGAGGCCCGTGACGGACAGGCCGTACTTGATCTCGTCGTCTTCCACGCTGTGGCCGCCGACCAGCGCAGCGCCCGCCTCGCGCAATGCGTCGGACCCGCCGCGCAGGATGTCGGCCAGGATGGATTCCGGCAGCCGCTTTACCGGAAAGCAGACGATGTTCATGGCGCACCACGGCTCACCGCCCATGGCGTAGACGTCGGACAGGGCGTTGGCCGCGGCAATGCGCCCGAAGCGGTACGGGTCGTTGACGATGGGCGTGAAGAAGTCCAACGTCTGCACGATGGATTGTCCACCGGGCAGACGCACGACGGCTGCGTCCTCGTTGTGACGCGTGCCCACGATGACCCTGTCTTCAACGGACGGGTCGCGCGGCAGTCCCGCCAGGATGCGCTCCAGGTCCCCCGGAGCCACCTTGGCGGCTCAACCGGCGGCCTTGACCGAATCGACCAGACGGATGCGGCT
It contains:
- the selD gene encoding selenide, water dikinase SelD; the encoded protein is MSRIRLVDSVKAAGUAAKVAPGDLERILAGLPRDPSVEDRVIVGTRHNEDAAVVRLPGGQSIVQTLDFFTPIVNDPYRFGRIAAANALSDVYAMGGEPWCAMNIVCFPVKRLPESILADILRGGSDALREAGAALVGGHSVEDDEIKYGLSVTGLIDPNVIASNAGLRPGDRLLLTKPLGTGILATAVKANWPGCDEYEENLFHWASRLNKGAGRVIRELRLKAATDVTGFGLGGHCMEMAGASGVTVALDTGALPVLPGVLDLAGMGLVPEGSHANRAYCHKHVRIEPGVSPVLADVAFDAQTSGGMVLAVPQAQVDRATALLAETGDPAYPVGEVLEQLPGGLRLLLR